From Brassica rapa cultivar Chiifu-401-42 chromosome A06, CAAS_Brap_v3.01, whole genome shotgun sequence:
ttggagttttaGACTTAGTAGTTGTAAGACCTAAGCAGATTGAAAGTCACTTGCATCGTTGTTTATCTTTGATATAAGAGTTTAGCGTTTTGATAATTTCATAATGACATGGTTTCATCATAAAACGAATTGTCTTGTAGTCAGACCGTTCTATCCATAACCATTTTCGTTTTGCTCAAAACATCTACGGCTAGATAATCAAATATTTCATTGCTGCTAACTATATTATTTCTCTACGTTTCACCCTAATTAACCCATTCAAGCATTACGTCTCAGGCTTTCAGATAAGAAAAACAAGGTTGTGAATGGGACAACGAACGTCGTCTTATTCTCATTTGCGTTTCAAAGTAAAAGAAATGTTTAAAATTGTAGAAAATTAATCAGATTCTGTGGGCTATATTTGATTGTCTTCAGTTAACTTTGACTTAACTTGAACTGTTTACAGGTTTTGGGTGTATAAAGTTTGCCActattttttaccaaaaaaaaagtttgccGCTATTAGTGTTAGATTCGTGTAGGTAAAACAAGACGCTAAAGTTTCGTGTAACAAGAGTCACGTAACTATCTAATTTTCGTAGGTATAAAATTAGATACCTTAACCTCATGTATGTTTCCAGACAGTACTCCGTTCATGAATCTCgaattatatataaactaataaatttaggattaaaaaaaaaaaaaaaaaaatttaggatttaggaaTGTAAATGTAGgtgaatataataaataaaataagagaaTCTTGAATTCAAAAGGAGTTTTTGGAAATTTTCATCAAAGATActctttaaaatttgaaaatgctATAGATAATAAGCTCACTTGCATGACAAATTCGATTCTCTTCTGATCATGCATTGTCCCTTTATTTTGTTCGTTTAAACCAATAATACTATTGGCctagtacatatatattttattttattcattagtTCTTAATATAGCCTACTACTCGGAAGCAATTGAAGTAAGAATGAGCTTTGTTAATTATTGAGGGATTAGGTCGAACCCCAGGGTATGGAGGTGTAAAACAAGCAtttgattctttttctttttacgtATCTTTCGCTAAAGAATAGAGGAAtcaaaataaatcttaaaaatgTCCCAAGTTGACATACTTATATACATATTGTACACTTAGACGAAAGACAATATTATTCgcttgtgatatatatatatatatttatgtcagTACGTCTTCCTAGCTCATTCATGTTATATAATATTCTTGactaaatacatatatatcattCAGTAGACTTAATCATCAGCGATGTAAAAAATGTATAGGATCAGAAATTGATCAACCCATGCAATCACATGCATTAGAAGAGTAGGACGAAGTATTCGAAATGTTTAATACTCAAAAAAAGTATTCGAAATGTCCTTTGCGAATCAAGAATCTTGATGAATGATCGATTGAGCGATTACATGATATTTGTAGTTGATGAGAGAGAATGAAAACATTTGAGAAGAAGGGTACACGTTATatcacacactgacacacacccAAAGAATGGGAGATATAGGAGAAGAAAACCATATACTATGCTTTTAGTAGTTTTCTCATTCATCGTCCGACACATGcagatatatatgtatacttaTGACAAATGTTTTAGCATCCGGCCATTGATGTACAAGTACTGATGTACATACTCGCATGTAATAATACTGTGAATACTGATCATATACCCATATTCTTTTGAGGAATATTATTAGTAGCCTATATTTTCATTAAGAGAATCACAAATGTGATGTTTAGTAACaaactgttttttcttttaaaatgtaTGTTATATATGCACCACAAACAAATTTAattcacttttatttttttaattcagatCATATATAGACATGGTGGATGCCCTTAATAGCAATAAGCATATCATACaaactataatataaaatatgtaggCTTATTATGTGGTTCATGAATTTCACATATCTTACatgtaaaaaataattttatcggCTTGGAACTAAATTATCGATACTTTACCGGTTTAGACTTAAGTTTCGTCCCAAGTGGTTAATATGGTAGGTCATAACATATGATTGGTCCATGTATTTCAAATTTAGTTCAAGTAATATGGTATTTTTGAACTAGTCAACTTTGTAACACTAATTGCGTTCGTTCCGAAGCCGAAAAGATCAACCGATAGtgcatataaaaataataaataataatttcgtGTACCgaagaaataagaaaagattCTTCTCTCCACTTTTGATGGCTTATAAAAGATATGACCCAAAACAATCATAAATGCAGCAGCAATATTGCTCTCACCACCGATCTCCTTTGCATTTCTTTCTTTGTCCATTGCTTATTCTCAAGGCTCAAAAACAAGAGGTACTCTATAACTACTCTCTCTCTTAGAAAATATATCCCCCAAATATCGTTACTTATAACAGTATTTCGAACTCATATTGACTCTCATTGTAACGTCTTACTAAAACCTAGATGGATGTTCCTCGACCAGCTTTCAAATGTTTCGATGACGATGGTCGACCTAAGAGATCAGGTAAAGTAACAATAAACCTATGTAATGGACTAATGGTTGATTCTAGCTTAGAGAGTACGTAAAAAGAGTGACGCCATGATAATAGGTGAATGTTCATCTTTTTCAGGGACGGTTTGGACCGCAAGTGCGCATATTTTAACCGCTGTAATTGGATCTGGTGTTCTCTCGCTGGCATGGGCCATAGCTCAACTTGGTTGGATCGCTGGTCCTGCAGTGATGTTCTTGTTCTCTTTTGTCACTTACTACTCTACCACTCTTCTCAGTGACTGCTACAGAACCGGAGATCCTGTTTCCGGAAAGAGAAACTATACTTACATGGATGCTGTCCAATCAATCCTCGGTACTATAAACcattcataatattttataaagtgttattttgatatttttccacaaattttaaaaattcggTTATGCTTTTAATAATTAGggaaattatatttattcaactaataatttataaaataattaacattaaatcaaaatattttgtaattaatgGTAATgctgaaatataaaataattgtgtTAGAATTTTAGAATGATAttttttgtgtaacaaaaaaatatattaaaatgactATTTGTAAAGCAGAATAACTCTGCTCTACTTTGCTTTCTTATGCCTTATTCTGTCCGGTTATGTGTTATGATAGGTGGGTTTCGGTTCAAGATTTGTGGTTTGATGCAGTTCTTGAATCTTTTCGGTACCACGATCGGGTACACTATCGCATCATCTATAAGCATGATGTGAGTGTCTCTAAGAAAGTTTCTTTGATATAAATAATCAGACAAAACCCTAAAAgtctagtgtttttttttaggGCTATCAAGAGATCCAACTGTTTCCACGAGAGCGGAGGGAAGAACCCATGTCACATGTCAAGCAATCCGTACATGATCATGTTTGGTGTGACTGAGATCTTGCTCTCTACGATCAAAGACTTTCACCAGATTTGGTGGCTTTCCACAGTTGCAGCCATCATGTCATTCACATACTCTTCAATCGGTTTAGCTCTCGGTATCATTCAGGTTGCaggtaataacaaaaaaatctaaccACATGGCTGTGACCGAGTGGCACAGTGGACTCGGAAATGTGCTAAATGCAGCGGATTCGAAATTTTTCACCTAGATTTTACTCGACTTCACCTTCACCGGTGGACCGCCTCCTAGGAGACTAGTCGGGTATTCGCGTTCGGATACCCCAAATTATCAGAGAAAAAAACATCTAAAACTTTCAGAAAAGATGAAAAATACATTCAAAAATAGCAataaaatgacattttaatCTCAAAATAGCACATAAAGAcaaatttacaaaatagtatatatatataaaaattgaaaaagtatATAACATTTGGATTTAGTGATCAtggtttagtattatttttttgggtcaaaatcaTGGTTTAGTATTTAAGAGTTGGAATTAGGATGAAGTACTATTTTTAAAGATCTTTCcatgtaagatttttttttaaaaaaattctacaaACAAACCAGAGTGTGTTAATTGGGTTTCAGCAAATGGAGTCTTCAAGGGAAGTCTCACTGGAATAAGCATCGGAGCAGTGACTCAGACACAGAAGATATGGAGAACGTTCCAAGCACTTGGAGACATTGCGTTTGCTTATTCATATTCTGTTGTCCTTATCGAGATTCAAGACACTGTAAGATCTCCACCAGCTGAATCAAAAACGATGAAGAACGCCACAAGAATAAGCATTGCCGTGACGACGACGTTTTACATGCTGTGTGGTTGCATGGGCTATGCTGCTTTTGGAGATGCTGCACCAGGAAACCTCTTAACCGGGTTCGGTTTCTACAATCCGTTTTGGCTCCTCGACGTGGCTAACGCCGCCATTGTTGTCCACCTTGTAGGAGCTTACCAAGTCTTTGCTCAGCCTATCTTCGCGTTTGTCGAAAAACAAGCAGCTGCTAGGTTTCCTGATAGTGACTTGGTCTCCAAGGAATTCGAAATCAGGTTCCCTGGCGTAAGGTCACCGTACAAAGTCAACGTTTTCAGAACAGTTTTCCGGTCTTGTTTTGTGGTTTTGACCACTGTGATATCTATGCTTATGCCGTTTTTCAACGACGTCGTAGGGATATTGGGAGCGTTAGCGTTTTGGCCTTTGACGGTTTATTTTCCCGTGGAGATGTATATAAAACAGAGGAAAGTTGAGAGGTGGAGTATGAAGTGGGTTTGTCTACAGATGTTGAGCTGTGGTTGTTTAGTGGTTACAGTGGTCGCCGGAGTTGGCTCAGTCGTCGGAGTAATGCTTGACCTTAAGGTTTACAAGCCGTTCAAAACTACTTATTAAGCAAAACCATGTCGACGATCgatgatgaaaaaaaaagagaggagagaAACAAACGATTCAAAATTTGATCGTTAACATATTTCATTTTGGTGAAATGTGAATAATGTTAAAGCTTCTTTGTTTTCGTATAATTTAATCTTTACGTAATTCATTTACATATCATATGTTGTGAATTTATAATCGACGTAAAGTTTGTTAATTTGATTTGTTGTCAACCACATGCATTCAAAGAAATAAACTATTGagattgatcaaaaaaaaaaaaaaataaactattgaGACTTGTTAAGATATATAAATTgaacatacatatataatacaatacaaatcataattatttaattgtgggttatttttttcttaaaaatttaaataaaacaaattaaacttAACATTGGCATACTATAGAACATATGTCGGTGAAAAGAAAATTTCTAGACCACTTTCTTGGCTTCgtatgaaaaaaaatacaacaaaacaagaaaatgtgGGAAGGGACACTCGTGGAGGAGACAGGAAGAATCTTCAGAGAGTTTAAAAGATGTGACATGGAACTGAAAAAAATAGAAGGTACTAAACATAACATGGAATCGAATCTAAGTGACATCAATTTTCGAATAACTGAGTAAGTACACCGCACATAAAGAGAAACACTCAAGCAGCAATTTGGATGGTTGCTCTTTAAAGAGAATCCACTCAAATAGAAGATTTTCAACGATGCACTTAAAATATTATAGCTAGGAATGTTTCAGCGGATATAATGACATGTTTACTAATTTCTCTAGTTCCAAATTTCATTAGATAATCTAATTGTCGGGATgcttaaaagaagaaaatatatagaacATGGAACATGCATGATCAGAAGTGCAATCGTAAGAAAAACCCACATAATTCGTAAGACATTATTATGGTTAAAATAAAGAGACGAACTAAACAACAAcgaaaaaaagaagcaaagtcCAAACTAGACCAGACGTACGTGGTGTACAAAACCAATAGAGATCGTTGAAAAAACCTTTCGaggcccaaaaaaaaaaagaaaactcaaaaTCGAACAAACGCTTGACATCAGTTTGTGGGGACACTCATATCACTTCCATTGCCTTTGCTTGAACCATCCGTTTGTCCCTGACATACAAAAAAACAATACCAATTATTCAACACTTATATTCTTCATCATTATTCCCGAAACCAAATGTATTATCAATGAGCATCGGTGATCTATCGTTTACTGATGTCAGCacatgccaaaaaaaaaactataattgttCCATTTGCTAAGACGAACTTAATTGTATTAGAGCTTCTtaggaagaaagaagaaaaatagaagCTCACAGTTTTTTCATCAGGAACAACTGCATATCTCTCTGCCGGTGACACCCAGCTTTTCCCTGCAACATAGCAACGGAGTAATTGAAAATATTAGCTCACTTGTACCCGTTTCAAGAATAGTTTAACGGTAATTTTTAACCTGAAGATGGATCAAAATTAGAAGACTCTATATGTTGTCCACTTTCTCCATCAACGCTCAATGCTTCTATAATCTGAGGATAGTTCCTATAAACCACACAGAAGATCAATAGTCATAAAACCAAAAGGCATATATGCAACTGAAAACATAATTAGATGATCTCACAACTTTTTACCTGTCAAGGCACTCTCCAATACCGAGCTGTCCATTTGTACCTCTTCCCCAAGCAAATACGTTATTTCTTTCAGTCACAGCCAATGTATGTCTCCATCCACATGAGACTTGAACTACTTTCTGTTAAAATTCCACAAAGATATTTGTGTGTATATAAGAAAAGAGTGTGACAGGACATCTGGCTAAAGTCTTGTAAGGGGTCATTGTAAGATAAGAAGCATGCCTGATCGTCGGGAAACCAAACTTGCAGAGGAGAACACTGATCTAAGTTATCGCCCACTCCTACTTGCCCAAACTGCATTGCTAAAACGGAAAGTACATTAGAAGCTTCTCCTATTCAATGTGAGTATGCATTGCATGTCTTGCTAACAAAGTCTTGTCGAATTTTACTTAAACATACTATTCACGTGCATGCATAACGCAACTGAATGCAAAGTCTAAGATGAGTGTGTAGATGAAAGCTTAGAACATCATAGCGTGTGTTCTAGATAAAAGACAACAGATAAGACATTCTTGACCTTATTCCAACCCCATCCATATAGTTTCCCATCAGACGTCAATGCCATCGTGTGTCTCCAACCTCCGGAGATCTGAAGgggaaaaaaaaaccaaaaaagatTCGGAAGATGTTGAGCCAGAAGAACACAACCAGCACAAACATACATATACAACAACGAGATAAGTCTTCTTCAGTAGGTAGTAACTATCAGAAACTTTGTTCATGCAGCTAGCATAGGAAAATTATCCAAATATTAATCCCTATCTGATTGATAATTTCAGATGTACATATATAGAGGTTTTTAAAGCCTAGCAAGGTAAACCTGGGAGATAACGCTGTTGCTCAGCGCTTCCAGTTTGTGAGGAACAAGGTGATCTTCCAAGTCCCCATGTCCTAACTGTCCATATTTGCTCCATCCATAAGTATACAATGCTCCAGAATATGAAACTGCTATTGTGTGTCTCCATCCACAAGCAACCATGCTCATCTTCTCACCCTACAATTGTAGTTCCCACAACCATATATGGGCTCATTGAACTAACTtcgttttattttatgtatactCATGAGTTTCAAATGTAATTTTAAACAAGTAGCAGGTGCGTATAATAGTGTTATAGAACCAAGAGTCTGATAGCTTCTTACACTAGCAGAGGTAACCCTTTCAGGAACCAAGCGGTCATTGCGGTCACCTAATCCCAAATTTCCATATCGTCCCCATCCCCATCCATAAAGATCACCATCTTCTGTCACCGCAGCAGTGTGTTCTGCACCAGCCGCAACCATTTTGATTCGTATTCCCTGCACCCATTACCAAATTTCGAAGTGTTGATGTAACACTCTGGATTAACCAACCTAATAAACTTACAGTCTCCGACGTTAAATCTTCTAGACCCTACCATGTATTTGTGTTGTGTTAGCAGATAGTTACAGCTATTTATTAGTGACCAATCCTACATATGCTAACTTAAACTATAAGCTGAATATATCGCCACCAGCTTTGGACCCTTAATTAGTAATACTAGCATCTTTAAGAAGAGCAAGTTGCTTAAAGGGACCAAACATTGACTCAATTTTAATGCACATGCTGTCTTTGGTAAGTTCAAGAAGCTACAATGACAACAAAGATGTTAACGTTATGCTACTAGAAGAATATATAGGGAACACAAACCTCAAAGGCTTGAATCTTCTTAGGCACTAGAGAATCTTCTGTATCACCCAGGCCAAGTTGACCATTCTGGTTACGCCCCCAGCTTTATATACATAAAAGTGAAAAAGATATGGTGTCATCAACAAGACAAGAATGTACAcaataaccaaaaatatataaaatcacaGTTGAAAGGTATTGACATAACCAAATTCTGATGGAAAAGCATTGacaagatgaagaagaataggTAAGTAAGAGTAAAATACCTCTGCACCTCTCCATCCATAGTCACAGCCAAACAATGACTATCCCCACAGGCAATCTGCTTTATACGAATACCGTGCAGTGCTTTGATAGGCAGTGGAGTAAACAAGTCGCTAGAGTTCCCATGTCCTAATCTCCCAAAGTCACCCCTGCCAAAATAAAGACACACATGGAGGAAGGCTTAATAGTCTGTGCAAATGagtgtatatattttaaaacaaaatccaGACAGGAAACGAAGCAAACCATCCCCAACTGTAGACCTCCTTGCGTGATTCAGAATAAGCAACCGTGTGGTCAGCACCACAGGTAACCGAAACGATTTGGTGGTCATCCAAGGCGCTTAGTTGAGTGGGAGAAGGTCGGTCCTCCGCATCTCCATGACCTAACTGTCCATCCTCTCCTCTGCCCCATGAACAAACAATGTCCCCAGCTACAATAATCAAAACATCCAACTATCATGAGACAAAATAAACTATAAGCTCATATCTAGAGTGTAGAAATGGTCAGATCAAGAGAATCCGTGTAGAACATATCCTTTGTAACCGACAAAAAA
This genomic window contains:
- the LOC103873802 gene encoding amino acid permease 4 is translated as MQQQYCSHHRSPLHFFLCPLLILKAQKQEMDVPRPAFKCFDDDGRPKRSGTVWTASAHILTAVIGSGVLSLAWAIAQLGWIAGPAVMFLFSFVTYYSTTLLSDCYRTGDPVSGKRNYTYMDAVQSILGGFRFKICGLMQFLNLFGTTIGYTIASSISMMAIKRSNCFHESGGKNPCHMSSNPYMIMFGVTEILLSTIKDFHQIWWLSTVAAIMSFTYSSIGLALGIIQVAANGVFKGSLTGISIGAVTQTQKIWRTFQALGDIAFAYSYSVVLIEIQDTVRSPPAESKTMKNATRISIAVTTTFYMLCGCMGYAAFGDAAPGNLLTGFGFYNPFWLLDVANAAIVVHLVGAYQVFAQPIFAFVEKQAAARFPDSDLVSKEFEIRFPGVRSPYKVNVFRTVFRSCFVVLTTVISMLMPFFNDVVGILGALAFWPLTVYFPVEMYIKQRKVERWSMKWVCLQMLSCGCLVVTVVAGVGSVVGVMLDLKVYKPFKTTY
- the LOC103873803 gene encoding ultraviolet-B receptor UVR8 codes for the protein MAEEEMVASDVTAPPRKVLIISAGASHSVALLSGDIVCSWGRGEDGQLGHGDAEDRPSPTQLSALDDHQIVSVTCGADHTVAYSESRKEVYSWGWGDFGRLGHGNSSDLFTPLPIKALHGIRIKQIACGDSHCLAVTMDGEVQSWGRNQNGQLGLGDTEDSLVPKKIQAFEGIRIKMVAAGAEHTAAVTEDGDLYGWGWGRYGNLGLGDRNDRLVPERVTSASGEKMSMVACGWRHTIAVSYSGALYTYGWSKYGQLGHGDLEDHLVPHKLEALSNSVISQISGGWRHTMALTSDGKLYGWGWNKFGQVGVGDNLDQCSPLQVWFPDDQKVVQVSCGWRHTLAVTERNNVFAWGRGTNGQLGIGECLDRNYPQIIEALSVDGESGQHIESSNFDPSSGKSWVSPAERYAVVPDEKTGQTDGSSKGNGSDMSVPTN